One Carya illinoinensis cultivar Pawnee chromosome 5, C.illinoinensisPawnee_v1, whole genome shotgun sequence genomic window, GCAGTTGAAAGCTCCAATTCGTGTTCTTATTTCCTGAGATTCTAAACTAATTAATCTGGACCTAAATATATTCACACCAGCAGTTCCAATTTCCCTCATTACCAGGTCCCATCGTCGCATGGAGAGCAGCCCTCTTGTGCAATATCAGTTATTTGAACTCCAGAGTCATATATTGCTCCTGTCTTCCAGTCAGCAGGAAGAACATGCTTTGCCCAAACCGACTTCCCGTCGTACCCAGCTGTAACTACAAACCGGAATTGTAGCGCCCCAGATGGCACTCTGCTTGTGTCCCAGACTGCCCCATGATTTCTGCTCATGAAACCCCAGTTCGAGGAATCAACCTGGGAAGATTGCAATAATGTTTTATGATCAGTATGTTACCTTAAATTTGAACAGTCAAATAGTTTAACAAGTCAAATGTTGTAAGCTTTTGGCTCACCTGAGCCACATCCACACCCACTATCTCTGTCTGACCACCTTGATACAGAAATTTGACTGCCAAGTAATGTGGTTTTTGGCTTGATTCTTCCACTCGCGCGGCCAAATTCTGATTCCCGTATTGACAAGGCACCCTGGTTTTATGCAACCAAGAAGATTGGATTTTAGTGCTCGAGGTATGGTGTTATGCCATTTTCTTTCCAAAGCATCTGATGATGCAGATTCACAAGATTATTTTGTGCACATTGGACCGTTAATAACATTAAATGTGCTTGGTTTTTGTCCAGGACTCCAAGGGGAAAATGGCTGACCCGCTGAGACTATAGTATTATCCACATATGGACTTTTCTATGCGGTGGGTGTAACAAAACCACATATGGTGGGGCAGGGTTAACGAGTCAATAATTGCTTATGATTTGGACTTGAAGTGGGAGCTAAGAGTgagatttaattattaatatcctTACCTCTTGTACTCCACGTCAATGATCCCTAGTTTCAAAATTTGTTGGCTCATTTCCTTTTGAGCCATAGCCGTGAA contains:
- the LOC122308989 gene encoding expansin-like A2 → MAVFICFLFFLISSATACDRCVHQTKAAYFNKASALSSGACGYGSLALGFNSGQLAAGVASLYKDGAGCGACFQIRCKNTTLCTREGTTVILTDLNHNNQTDFVLSSRAFTAMAQKEMSQQILKLGIIDVEYKRVPCQYGNQNLAARVEESSQKPHYLAVKFLYQGGQTEIVGVDVAQVDSSNWGFMSRNHGAVWDTSRVPSGALQFRFVVTAGYDGKSVWAKHVLPADWKTGAIYDSGVQITDIAQEGCSPCDDGTW